TTAGTTTCAACTTTTATTCTTCCTAACTTTTCGTTCCATTTTTTATGTGCCGTTTCTTTTACCGCATCAAAAGTTTGTCCTGTTGCTTCGGTTTTCAAGTTTCCTTTTGCATTTTCGATACTTGTATACGAAAGACCCACTTGCATTTCGACAACTTCTCCTTTTTTGGTTGTGAAATTAATATACATTCCGTTTCCAATTCCTTTAGTTGCTCCCTGACCATCAAAGGTTTTATCTTCTACAAATGAACCAAAGGATTGCGGCGTTTTACTAAGCTGAATCACAAAATACATTTTCACTCGCTTTTCAGGGTCGCAAAATTTCAAATATTCAGGAAATGTTTCTATTGTTCCTTCTAAAGTATTTTTGCCGGAAAGTTTCATCTGAGCTTCGGTAACGCCGCTGCTCTCTCCCTGACGATGTCCGATATCAAATATAATTCTTGACTCTTTTGATTCCGGAAAAGTATAGCGATGAAAACCAACTCTTTCTGTAGCTGTCAACTCCGCTTTTATACCATATTCTCTTAGAAAAACCGAATAATAACCCGGCTCGGCGTGTTCGTCTTTTTTATCAAATGTTGATCGATAACCCGTTTCTGGTTTTTCTAAAGTTCCCGGTGTAGTTTGCAATTTTCCTGTTACGGGCATTGCAACCAATCCACCTATTTGAAACTCGTGAAAATGCCCAAAACCTTCAATTGAGTTATGACGATCGTCGTAACCGCAAGGTGCCCAGCTTCCACCGCTTCCGTAAGCATTGGTATGCGGAGCCAATTTGGCCATTCCGAATGGTAAAGAGGCCGGCGTGTAAAAAAACCAACGCCCGTGTACAGAACCTATCTGCAGATCAACCCAGGCAGTTGCATTAAAATCATCCTTTTTCTTTGAACAGGAAAAAAGCGAAATGATCATTGCGAACAATAGTATTGTCTTTGAAATTCTTTTCATATATCTTAATTTATTATTAAGGCGTTTTCTTTTATTGGAACGATAAATTTCTGACGCTGATTAAACGGATTCGCTATCGCGAAAACGCTGATTATAACCGATTTTATATCTTCAGTATAAACTCTGAAACTCCGCTTCCTGCCATTTTTATTTCAGCTGAATTTGCTTTTTCAACGCCAGTTGTTTTCTCTATAATTGATTTTGGCTGCAAAGATTTCCATACAAATTTTGTTTGTTGTTCTGAATCTTCCGGATTAAACAGGCGCATTAATATGGTACCATCCTGATTGGGCGTTAAACTGGTTACCACAATTCTGGAATTGGTCAATTCAAAAAGATTGACAGGCAGTTTTACATCTTCTTTTATCGTCATTGCCATCAATGGCTGTGTAAACTCCGCTGCTTCTTTTTCCATCGTGGTTCTATCTGTTGTTTCATGAGGACGAAGTGCATATTTAAAGCTTACAATGCCGCCCTGATCTGCTTTGTAATTGGTATGCCAATAATTATTCATCACGTAGGAGAACCAAGTAGAAGTTGGTTTCTCAGTCTTTTTCCATTCCTTATGATTAGGCACTACCTCTTTTCTTTCATCAACCATGCTGTTTGGTTCTACCAAAGGAGATTCTAAAAGCATCCATTGTACTCCTTTGTTTCCTGCCGAAACATCTACCCATCTTCTTCCATAAAGAAAATCCATATTTGACCCTGCCAATTGATCTTTCAAAAACTCAATTGTTCCGTAGCCTGCATCAAGCGTAGTTTTTGTTAATTGTGTATTGAATGGATATCCAAAATGCACTCCTTCTTTGGTACGAATGGCTTTTTTGTCTAAAACATTATGTATCAATACTTGATTACTTCCGCTGTAAAGCGAAATAATTCGCTCCAGTTTATTGGCTCCGGGAGCATCTGATGTAATTGAAACCGATGTTACAACAGGTCCGTTTTCCAGCATTTTAACCTGAACATTTGTATTAGTTTTTGCTTCCTCAGGATTTAAGCCGGGAACGTACCAATAACTGTTTAAGCCCTGTTTGTGGAAATCTCCGGCGTAGTTAAAATCTGAAATAGTTTTTAGATTCGTAATACTCCCGTTGTTTTTATCCCAGCCAAATTCAATTTTTCCGTTCGATAAAGAATGATCTCCCAAAACAAACTGATTTGTAAAATCTGATTTTGTTTTGTCTGTGATTTCATAAAATGCAGTTCCTAAAGCTGGAACATCTGTAGCAATAAAGGCATATTTTCCATTACTCAATTGCTGCAATGGCGTAATTTTTCCGTTAGCATCTTTTACTGATTTTCCTTTTAAAGTTGTTTCAATAAGTACCAATCCGGTTCTTTTCCAAGATGAGGTATTAAAAATGGCTATTTTCTTAGATTTCGAATTGCTTATCATCTCAAATAAGTTTTTCTCTAAGGCATTAATCTCAGTATCAGCGTCAAGCATAAACTGTTTTTTTATACGCCATTGTTCTGTTACAAAATGAGAATCTGGATCAGATATACTATTATGGGCACCCCAGGTATGTTCGTGAAACATTATAATATTTCTCCAAGCTTCATAAAAGTTTTGCTGATCGTATTTTTTAGGCTGCAACATGGTATAAAGTGTTGTTAATTGCTGCAGACGTAAACTGTTAATTCTGTTTTTTCCTTCTTCCTCCGCTGTAGAAAGGGCTCCATCCTCCCAATAAGGTGTCAAATCGCCTTTTACGGTTGGTATTTTATCCCCGTATTTTTTCTCAAAAGCTTCAAACATTTTATCAGCAGTATTGAGAATTAGTTTTGGAGAGGCGTACTTTTCATTCCATTTTTTTACAAAATCAGAAGCATTAGGTTCAATTGGAGCATTGTCGGCAATAATATTAAAACGCCATTGTACCATATCATAAGGATAATTGCTGGCTGTTAATTCATTTAAGTAATCTGCAATTTTCCTGGCTCCTCTTTCA
The sequence above is drawn from the Flavobacterium sp. N2038 genome and encodes:
- a CDS encoding glycoside hydrolase family 38 C-terminal domain-containing protein encodes the protein MKVKIVFGLLLIFSVQSLFAQKEVPFFGKINWINGFGKEITGENITYNSAFQDYATVALLTRTTDGNKTIEWETAPAPKVIKDDYVYFSWVAGHSSGSSSGDRNFDLYVDGKKMLTFTTLPKNQKANWIFKTDDGSALAFQQIKLDGANDSQGYAYLRLPASKVKPGQSVRIKIVGQKQNSNDWFMTFKFAFEENVKVTPMPFLLKNGTQTLALSVLHFGKEETVNVKINAKENYTYTAKDGMNSFDIPIAAVTKEEKVKVQVKLAGKTFIDDFFVVKPIVYREFHLLHHSHTDIGYSHLQPEIVKVHNKNIDDALEMIEKTKSYPEEAKFKWNIESIWAVENYLKEATPVQKEKFVAAVKNGDILLSALYVNMLTGMSQAEEMFHYTDYAAKLRKEFGFTINSAMISDVPGFAWSTVTALSKGGVKYFSIGSNFMGLDHPYRGDRAGHFLKNWGDKPVWWSSPSGQEKVLFWAGAKGYSSWHGMQPGDIYERGARKIADYLNELTASNYPYDMVQWRFNIIADNAPIEPNASDFVKKWNEKYASPKLILNTADKMFEAFEKKYGDKIPTVKGDLTPYWEDGALSTAEEEGKNRINSLRLQQLTTLYTMLQPKKYDQQNFYEAWRNIIMFHEHTWGAHNSISDPDSHFVTEQWRIKKQFMLDADTEINALEKNLFEMISNSKSKKIAIFNTSSWKRTGLVLIETTLKGKSVKDANGKITPLQQLSNGKYAFIATDVPALGTAFYEITDKTKSDFTNQFVLGDHSLSNGKIEFGWDKNNGSITNLKTISDFNYAGDFHKQGLNSYWYVPGLNPEEAKTNTNVQVKMLENGPVVTSVSITSDAPGANKLERIISLYSGSNQVLIHNVLDKKAIRTKEGVHFGYPFNTQLTKTTLDAGYGTIEFLKDQLAGSNMDFLYGRRWVDVSAGNKGVQWMLLESPLVEPNSMVDERKEVVPNHKEWKKTEKPTSTWFSYVMNNYWHTNYKADQGGIVSFKYALRPHETTDRTTMEKEAAEFTQPLMAMTIKEDVKLPVNLFELTNSRIVVTSLTPNQDGTILMRLFNPEDSEQQTKFVWKSLQPKSIIEKTTGVEKANSAEIKMAGSGVSEFILKI